In Nitratireductor thuwali, a genomic segment contains:
- a CDS encoding ornithine cyclodeaminase family protein produces MRILDKPELEKRLPWNALIDAIAEALREGKVQSPQRQVLPIAMPDGHTANLLLMPAWVSGEAIGVKAVTYFPQNPEKGLSSINAAYLLFDGATGQLKAVAEGDALTERRTAAASALGARYLVRPDARRLLIVGTGQLSIPVAEAHAAVRDYAEIAVWGRKAEKAQAVADALKAAGLPATTADNLEAAVRAADTISCVTNTTEPLIMGAWLSPGSHLDLIGAFRGDMRESDDEAVRKADIFVDTREGATLAGDLAQPLDAGVIGLHDIRADLAELATGAHPGRTDDEAVTLFKSAGFALEDLAAARLAAG; encoded by the coding sequence ATGCGCATTCTCGACAAGCCGGAACTGGAAAAACGCCTGCCCTGGAACGCGTTGATCGATGCTATCGCTGAGGCGCTGCGGGAGGGGAAGGTGCAGTCGCCACAGCGGCAGGTGCTGCCGATCGCCATGCCCGACGGCCATACGGCCAACCTGCTGCTGATGCCGGCCTGGGTTTCCGGCGAGGCCATCGGCGTCAAGGCGGTGACCTATTTCCCGCAGAATCCCGAGAAGGGCCTGTCGTCGATCAATGCGGCCTATCTTCTGTTCGACGGGGCGACGGGCCAGTTGAAGGCTGTCGCGGAAGGCGATGCCCTGACCGAGCGGCGGACGGCGGCCGCCTCGGCGCTCGGCGCGCGCTATCTCGTGCGCCCGGATGCACGGCGCCTGCTCATCGTAGGCACGGGCCAGCTTTCCATACCCGTCGCCGAGGCCCATGCGGCGGTGCGCGACTACGCCGAAATTGCTGTCTGGGGGCGCAAGGCGGAAAAGGCCCAGGCTGTTGCCGATGCGCTGAAGGCAGCCGGCCTGCCGGCGACGACGGCCGACAACCTTGAAGCCGCCGTGCGGGCGGCCGACACCATCTCCTGCGTGACCAACACGACGGAGCCGCTGATCATGGGTGCATGGCTGTCGCCGGGCAGTCATCTCGATCTCATCGGTGCGTTTCGCGGGGATATGCGGGAGAGCGACGACGAGGCTGTGCGCAAGGCCGATATCTTCGTCGACACCCGCGAGGGCGCTACGCTGGCTGGCGACCTGGCACAGCCGCTGGATGCCGGCGTCATCGGCCTCCATGATATCCGGGCCGATCTTGCCGAACTGGCCACCGGCGCGCATCCGGGACGAACGGACGATGAGGCGGTCACATTGTTCAAATCCGCCGGATTTGCGCTGGAGGACCTGGCTGCGGCACGGCTTGCGGCCGGGTGA
- a CDS encoding sugar-binding transcriptional regulator — protein sequence MNKARNRKHASGRAKLADHDAEISRQGVTGSSKTDRIRTRAAWMYFVEQMTQNEIAEVLGIGRVSVVRMLADARARNEVKISIEGELAEITRIERALEKRFGLDQAIVAPLTDPQADPVPVIGAATGGFISEVMTQGMSVGVGWGRTLSSTLPYIRARPLADFRVISLLGGVGVARQFNPPEFAWRFAQIFQGDGYLIPAPAVVDSVETKRALIERCGLKEVLAMADALDAVILSVGGIASATTFYRGGYLSEGQREELAAKGAVGDLLFHFFDKNGSLVDHPVNDLGMSVDIDRLRRAPLRVLTSGGSEKIAALIGAMSLIEPTVFITDEETARRVLEQ from the coding sequence ATGAACAAGGCCCGGAACAGGAAGCATGCCTCCGGACGAGCCAAACTCGCCGATCACGATGCCGAGATTTCCCGGCAGGGCGTGACAGGCAGTTCCAAGACCGACCGCATCCGCACCCGGGCGGCGTGGATGTATTTCGTCGAGCAGATGACCCAGAACGAGATTGCCGAGGTGCTGGGCATCGGCCGGGTAAGCGTTGTGCGCATGCTGGCCGATGCGCGCGCCCGCAACGAGGTCAAGATCAGCATCGAGGGCGAGCTGGCCGAGATCACGCGCATCGAGCGTGCACTGGAAAAGCGCTTCGGTCTGGACCAGGCCATCGTCGCGCCGTTGACCGACCCGCAGGCCGATCCCGTTCCGGTGATCGGCGCGGCCACCGGCGGCTTCATTTCGGAAGTGATGACACAGGGCATGTCCGTCGGCGTCGGCTGGGGCCGCACGCTTTCGAGCACCCTGCCCTATATAAGGGCGCGCCCTCTCGCCGACTTCCGGGTCATCTCGCTGCTTGGCGGCGTCGGCGTCGCACGCCAGTTCAACCCGCCGGAATTCGCCTGGCGTTTTGCCCAGATCTTCCAGGGGGACGGCTATCTCATCCCGGCCCCCGCCGTGGTCGACAGCGTCGAGACCAAGCGCGCGCTGATCGAGCGATGCGGCCTCAAGGAGGTGCTGGCCATGGCCGATGCGCTCGACGCCGTCATCCTTTCGGTAGGCGGCATCGCCTCCGCCACCACCTTCTATCGCGGCGGCTATCTCAGCGAAGGCCAGCGCGAGGAGCTGGCGGCCAAGGGAGCGGTGGGAGACCTCCTTTTCCACTTCTTCGACAAGAACGGCAGTCTCGTCGACCATCCCGTGAACGATCTGGGCATGTCGGTCGATATCGATCGGCTGCGGCGGGCGCCGCTGCGCGTGCTCACCTCCGGCGGGAGCGAGAAGATCGCGGCGCTCATCGGCGCCATGTCGCTGATCGAGCCCACGGTCTTCATCACCGACGAGGAAACCGCCCGCCGGGTGCTGGAGCAGTAG